The sequence ATGAATTGCTTGCGAAGCCACGGTCGCGCCTTGGCAACTATCGCCTCGAACTCGGGATCGTCGATCTTGTTCTCGGTCCCCATGTTTGGCCCCCATACCGTGTCTGTCGGGACAGGCAGCGGGATCGACCATTGCAGGAACCACGAGAAGAAGTTGGATGCCTCGGACATGCATGCATGGAGCAGGGCTGCTGCCTTCACGGCAACGTCCTTGTGGGCGTCGGCGTACTCGGCGTCATGCACCTGATTGACGAGCAGGGCCAGCATCTTGAAGTTCTCGTACGTGTAGAACGCACGCACCGTCAGCCACATACCGGCCTTCGCGATCTCTCCGCCCTCACCCTGCACTTCGTAATTCTTGATCTCGGTCGGCATGAAGTTGCGGAGGATGCCGCGCTTCACGAGGAAGTCCGGGGCGAGAGTCTCCTTGTACGTGTAGAGCTTGCCACCCGGTGTCCGGCTATGCCCGACGCCGAGCTGCACGTCCGCACCGTTCGCTGGATGCTTCAGCCAGATACCAGCGGGCTCGCGGCTCGCCTTGATCTCCTCGGTCTTCTTCTCGAAGTACGCGGGGACTTCGTGATAGCGCTCGTCCTCGGCCTGCGCCAACGCCTCGACTTCCTCCAGCGGCATACCCGTGGACTCCGCGATGGTCTTGTTGCCTGCACCATACGCCCGCTGGAACGAGAACACCTTCGCGCCGGTTCGCTTGTAGTCCCACTCGGGATCGGCGATGACCTTGCACAGCTCGTACACTTCCTCGTACGTCTTGCCTTCCTTCGCAGCGAGACGCACGCAGTGCATGTCCTTGCCCGACTTCAAGTCCTCGATCAGCTTCTCGGCCTTCGTCAGAATCGCTTGGACGTACACTTCCAGCGAGCTGAAGTCGGACTGGATGATGACGCCATCCTCGCCCCATCGCGACTCGAACACTTCCTTCACGCGGGACTTCTGCCCCTTGCTCAAGTTCTGGAGGTTCGGATTGCTCGACGACAGCCGCCCCGTCACCGTGTTGGTGTGGTTCAGCATGTGATGCACGATGCTGTCAAGCTGCACAAGCGTCAGCATACCGACGTGCGCCTTCTTCTTCTCGTCGTAGCGGATGAAGTACGTGCCTAGGTCTTTCGTCAGTGCCTGCACACGGGCCATCGCGTCGAGGAACGGGATGCCTCGATTTCCGAGAGCTTCGATCACGTCGCCTGCGGTGCTGTACACGCCCGGCTCGCTGCTCTCCCACTTCTTGTCGCCCTTGGTGTATCCCTCGAACGTGTAGAAGTGGTCTTCGATGCGAGTCTTCGGGCCGCGCTCCTTGTCGGGCACCGTTACCTGCTTCGTCTTCGGCTCGCCCTTGTTCTTGCCGCCCGCGTACGTGGCAACCACGAGGCCATGCTTCTCCACGTCTTCGAAGCTCGCCGTCGTGCCGTCCTCCAGAACGTAGTGCGTCTCCTTCTTCTGGTAATACTGGAGGTTCCCTTCGTCATCCAGCACCGGAGCCGGGGCTTTGTACTTGACCTTGCCGCCGAAGATCAGCGCGGACTTGTGGAAGCGACTATTCCAGTTGAACTCGAACGGCAGGTCCGCCGGGATGTAGCTGTTCACCTCGACCAGCTTCGCGGCCAGCTCGTCCTCGACCTCCTTCGCCAGCTCCTTCGCAAGCGTCTGGTTCACGAACATGCCGTTCAGCTCACACTCGATGGTGTAGATGAGCGCGCCCATGTTCATGAAGATCGAACGGAGCTGGCCTCGCTTGTTCGCGATGAGGTACTGGCTGCGGAAGATCAGCTCGGTGTTTCCGATGTCGCCGTGCTCCCACTCGCCGTTTGTCTCGAACCCGACGAGGTAGTCCATCAGCTTGTCGCGGGGAATGTCGATGGTATCGACGCCCTGCTCCCACATCAGTTTCACCTCATCCAGCTTGGCGTTACCGCCGTGCTCGATTGCTGTGGTGCCGAGGTCGAGCATATGCGCTTCCTGCGCCTGCCCCTTCAGCAGATACTCGCCGAGCTGCGTGTCCCATACGAGGCCACCTTCGGCGACCCACTTCATCCACGCCTTGCGGTTGGCCTCGCGGTTGCTGTTTGGATTGCCGAGCGCGTACAGCACGTCGAACTTGATGTTGTGCCCAGCGAGAATCTTCGTGCCTGCGAGCAGCTTGATGAACCAGTCATCGCCCTGCATTCGCTTGCACGCCGCGATGCGCGCCTCCCGGTCGGCATCGACACCGGCCGCATCCGGGTAGT comes from Burkholderia savannae and encodes:
- a CDS encoding DNA polymerase, which produces MTNLVKVWDLETSTKEEYKRVANAFSPDNYIVANAHRAFKLVGSKMEKRDAGVFAAYYPDAAGVDADREARIAACKRMQGDDWFIKLLAGTKILAGHNIKFDVLYALGNPNSNREANRKAWMKWVAEGGLVWDTQLGEYLLKGQAQEAHMLDLGTTAIEHGGNAKLDEVKLMWEQGVDTIDIPRDKLMDYLVGFETNGEWEHGDIGNTELIFRSQYLIANKRGQLRSIFMNMGALIYTIECELNGMFVNQTLAKELAKEVEDELAAKLVEVNSYIPADLPFEFNWNSRFHKSALIFGGKVKYKAPAPVLDDEGNLQYYQKKETHYVLEDGTTASFEDVEKHGLVVATYAGGKNKGEPKTKQVTVPDKERGPKTRIEDHFYTFEGYTKGDKKWESSEPGVYSTAGDVIEALGNRGIPFLDAMARVQALTKDLGTYFIRYDEKKKAHVGMLTLVQLDSIVHHMLNHTNTVTGRLSSSNPNLQNLSKGQKSRVKEVFESRWGEDGVIIQSDFSSLEVYVQAILTKAEKLIEDLKSGKDMHCVRLAAKEGKTYEEVYELCKVIADPEWDYKRTGAKVFSFQRAYGAGNKTIAESTGMPLEEVEALAQAEDERYHEVPAYFEKKTEEIKASREPAGIWLKHPANGADVQLGVGHSRTPGGKLYTYKETLAPDFLVKRGILRNFMPTEIKNYEVQGEGGEIAKAGMWLTVRAFYTYENFKMLALLVNQVHDAEYADAHKDVAVKAAALLHACMSEASNFFSWFLQWSIPLPVPTDTVWGPNMGTENKIDDPEFEAIVAKARPWLRKQFMNGYEPTFTH